A stretch of the Janthinobacterium sp. B9-8 genome encodes the following:
- the hisD gene encoding histidinol dehydrogenase → MLRRLDSRSADFQSQLAALLAFETSQDPDVDTRVAAILDDVKARGDAAVVEYTQRFDGVAAQTMAELELTQAELKAAFERLPDVQREALVAAAERVRKYHEHQKMASWQYTDEDGTVLGQQVTALDRVGIYVPGGKASYPSSVLMNAIPAHVAGVAEIIMVVPTPRGERNDLVLAAAYVAGVSRAFCIGGAQAVGALAFGTETVPAVDKITGPGNAYVAAAKRRVFGVVGIDMVAGPSEILVICDGTTDPDWIAMDLFSQAEHDEIAQAILLCPDENFIQQVAASIEKLLPTMPRQDIIRASLTGRGALIKVKDLHEACEIANYIAPEHLELSIATPEAYLAELRHAGAIFMGKFTSESLGDYCAGPNHVLPTARTARFASPLGVYDFQKRSSIIQVSEAGSQKLGRIASTLAHGEGLTAHARSAEYRLKD, encoded by the coding sequence ATGTTGCGTCGCCTTGATTCTCGTTCTGCTGATTTTCAATCACAACTCGCCGCCCTGCTGGCTTTCGAAACCTCGCAAGATCCGGATGTTGATACTCGGGTTGCGGCCATTCTCGACGATGTAAAAGCACGCGGCGATGCGGCTGTAGTGGAATATACCCAGCGCTTTGACGGTGTTGCGGCACAAACCATGGCCGAGCTGGAGCTGACCCAGGCTGAGCTAAAAGCCGCTTTCGAGCGCCTGCCCGATGTGCAGAGAGAGGCCTTAGTGGCCGCAGCGGAACGAGTGCGCAAATATCACGAACATCAAAAAATGGCGTCCTGGCAATACACGGATGAGGATGGCACGGTGCTGGGCCAGCAGGTAACGGCACTCGATAGAGTAGGGATTTATGTACCGGGTGGTAAGGCAAGCTATCCATCATCCGTATTGATGAACGCCATTCCCGCTCATGTAGCCGGAGTGGCTGAAATTATTATGGTAGTGCCAACGCCACGCGGCGAGCGCAATGATCTGGTACTGGCCGCGGCGTATGTAGCCGGTGTAAGCCGAGCATTCTGTATTGGCGGCGCGCAAGCCGTGGGCGCGCTGGCTTTTGGCACAGAAACCGTGCCTGCTGTGGATAAAATCACCGGCCCCGGCAATGCCTATGTCGCCGCGGCCAAGCGCCGCGTATTTGGTGTGGTTGGCATCGATATGGTGGCTGGCCCATCCGAGATTTTAGTGATTTGCGATGGCACAACCGATCCAGATTGGATCGCGATGGATTTATTCAGCCAAGCCGAGCACGATGAAATCGCCCAAGCGATTCTGCTTTGCCCGGATGAAAATTTCATCCAGCAAGTTGCCGCCAGCATCGAAAAGCTACTCCCCACCATGCCGCGCCAAGACATTATTCGCGCGTCCCTCACCGGCCGTGGCGCTTTAATCAAGGTAAAAGATCTGCACGAAGCCTGCGAAATTGCCAATTATATTGCGCCGGAACATCTGGAATTATCCATCGCTACCCCAGAAGCCTACCTAGCTGAGCTACGTCACGCGGGTGCGATTTTTATGGGCAAATTCACCAGCGAATCTTTAGGCGATTATTGCGCCGGACCAAATCATGTTTTACCCACCGCCCGCACTGCCCGCTTCGCCAGCCCGCTCGGCGTTTACGACTTCCAAAAACGCAGCAGCATCATCCAAGTTTCAGAAGCCGGCAGCCAAAAACTAGGCCGCATCGCCAGCACCCTCGCCCACGGCGAAGGGCTAACAGCCCATGCACGATCGGCGGAATATCGTTTGAAGGATTGA
- a CDS encoding ATP-dependent nuclease, with product MKIKKLLMQNYRTFENSELNFHGCYTAICGQNDAGKSNIIRAIRSIIKSSGDRFGFNKDPDINYKKDYPKWQDKDHTNKQIRFVYLFNVCKKNDTGLFRFIIDYLKLDNLEDYECFDFELHIEYLSDKPNPDVKVVVCDKEYKELKAEEVFKKIQQSILVHNSTETDPYQFNSLFEDVGSETASEFDNIAATVQKALGKVAKAHKKELSELLGRLDAKYKVGISLPDYNMEYLPYNITLGDAKIDVEINDWGSGTKNRTNILLQLLRAKQISHSTTTASKITPVVIVEEPESFLHPSAQAEFGRFLQDIAEEFKVQVIVTTHSPYMLSKKGPESNILLKRKIVHSQMRETEVIETSGDNWMEPFGVALGLSNEEFMPWKDIFFNNSNSILMVEGKFDVEYYELLRDPIHGKNKLDFEGVVFDYDGWSTLKNPTLLRFLKNRCKKFFITYDLDVEKDIEEILKRNGFKRNEDYFPIGKNVSGLRNIEGLLPRSFVDKVNSINGSLVSAAMHGMKNEQESAKTNLKRLYVEEFKKNARISNGDFDDFYKIIKIINKAFLKNK from the coding sequence ATGAAAATTAAAAAATTATTAATGCAAAATTATAGAACATTTGAAAATTCAGAATTAAATTTTCATGGTTGTTATACTGCCATCTGTGGTCAAAATGATGCGGGGAAAAGTAATATAATTCGCGCTATTAGATCTATAATAAAGTCTTCAGGGGATAGGTTTGGTTTTAATAAAGACCCAGATATTAACTATAAAAAGGATTATCCAAAATGGCAAGATAAAGACCACACAAATAAGCAAATAAGATTCGTATATCTATTTAATGTTTGCAAGAAAAATGACACTGGTCTTTTTCGCTTTATTATAGATTACTTGAAGTTGGATAATCTTGAAGATTATGAATGTTTTGATTTTGAATTACATATTGAATACTTGAGTGATAAACCAAATCCTGATGTAAAAGTTGTTGTTTGTGATAAAGAGTACAAAGAGTTAAAAGCTGAAGAAGTTTTTAAAAAAATACAACAGTCTATTCTTGTTCATAATTCAACAGAAACTGATCCATATCAATTCAATAGTCTTTTTGAAGATGTTGGTTCAGAAACTGCAAGTGAGTTTGATAATATTGCTGCGACAGTGCAAAAAGCACTAGGGAAAGTTGCAAAGGCGCATAAAAAAGAATTGTCAGAATTACTTGGTCGACTTGATGCTAAGTATAAGGTTGGTATCTCTCTTCCAGATTATAATATGGAGTACCTGCCGTATAATATTACATTGGGGGATGCTAAAATTGATGTTGAAATAAATGATTGGGGTAGCGGAACAAAAAATAGGACTAATATTTTGCTTCAATTATTAAGGGCAAAACAAATAAGTCACTCAACAACAACCGCATCAAAAATTACTCCTGTAGTTATTGTTGAGGAACCAGAAAGTTTCTTGCACCCATCCGCACAGGCAGAGTTTGGTCGCTTTCTTCAAGATATTGCCGAAGAGTTTAAAGTTCAAGTAATTGTTACTACGCATAGTCCATATATGCTAAGTAAAAAAGGGCCAGAGTCAAACATCCTGTTAAAGAGGAAAATAGTACATAGTCAAATGAGAGAGACGGAAGTCATTGAGACAAGTGGTGATAATTGGATGGAGCCATTTGGTGTTGCGTTAGGGCTTTCGAATGAAGAATTTATGCCTTGGAAGGATATATTTTTTAATAATTCGAATTCAATTTTGATGGTGGAAGGAAAGTTTGATGTTGAGTATTATGAATTATTAAGGGATCCAATTCATGGCAAGAATAAATTAGATTTTGAAGGGGTTGTTTTTGATTATGATGGTTGGTCAACACTTAAAAACCCAACATTGTTGAGGTTTCTTAAAAATAGATGTAAAAAATTTTTCATTACATATGATTTAGATGTGGAAAAAGATATTGAAGAAATTCTTAAGAGGAATGGGTTCAAAAGAAATGAGGATTACTTTCCGATAGGAAAAAACGTTAGTGGATTGAGAAATATTGAAGGCCTTTTGCCTAGGAGTTTTGTGGATAAAGTAAACTCTATAAATGGAAGTTTAGTTTCAGCTGCTATGCACGGAATGAAGAATGAGCAAGAATCTGCAAAAACAAATTTGAAGCGATTATATGTAGAAGAGTTTAAGAAAAATGCCCGTATATCAAATGGTGATTTTGATGATTTTTATAAAATAATTAAGATTATTAATAAAGCATTTTTGAAAAATAAATGA
- a CDS encoding nucleoside/nucleotide kinase family protein: MIQPHYLARIDALLASGQRKLLGIVGPPGSGKSTLAQEIQQLYPEQSIVVPMDGYHLANSELARLGKAERKGAEDTFDSAGFAEMIQRLKTQPAGETIYAPEFRREIEEPIANAIPIQSENQLVIVEGNYLLLSSGHWAKLHRLLDETWYVDVDHALRESRLIKRHMQFGRSEAAAIKWVRNTDGPNAKLIEASKERADVLFSWE; the protein is encoded by the coding sequence ATGATCCAGCCCCACTATCTGGCCAGAATCGATGCCCTATTGGCCAGTGGCCAACGCAAATTACTCGGCATCGTTGGCCCGCCCGGCTCGGGCAAATCCACGCTGGCGCAAGAGATTCAACAGCTTTACCCAGAACAAAGCATCGTTGTGCCTATGGATGGCTATCATCTGGCTAATAGCGAGCTGGCCCGCCTTGGCAAGGCAGAAAGAAAAGGCGCAGAAGATACCTTCGATAGCGCAGGCTTTGCAGAAATGATTCAGCGACTAAAAACCCAGCCCGCAGGCGAAACCATCTACGCCCCCGAGTTTCGCCGCGAAATCGAAGAGCCCATCGCCAACGCCATTCCTATCCAGTCTGAAAACCAGCTCGTCATCGTCGAAGGCAATTACCTACTGCTGAGCAGCGGGCATTGGGCCAAATTACACCGCCTGCTCGATGAAACTTGGTATGTAGACGTAGACCACGCCCTCAGAGAATCTCGCCTGATCAAGCGCCATATGCAATTTGGCCGCAGCGAAGCCGCCGCTATCAAATGGGTACGCAACACTGACGGCCCGAATGCAAAGCTGATTGAAGCCAGTAAAGAGCGGGCGGATGTGCTGTTTAGCTGGGAATAA
- a CDS encoding TRAP transporter large permease, translating into MSTIPAPEAHWSIKIPALLFGSLAIIAIVGGNKAVVFCLLLALMATGMPISIALGLTVLTFLFTMTNVPIESVALKLFTGIEKFEIMAIPFFILAGNFLTHGGVARRMIDFATSMVGHFHGGLGLAGVLACALFAAVSGSSPATVVAIGSILLPAMIKQGFPRQFGAGVITTAGALGILIPPSIAMVMFSVATNTSVGALFMAGVVPGIMLAFLLGLTTWWRARKFGYPRMPKATAGERWAAFRRSVWGLMLIVVVLGGIYTGIFTPTEAAAIAAVYAFIIAVFVYRDLPLSRVPKVLLDSASMSAMLLYIITNAVLFSFVMTNEGIPQAMADWLLGMGLGPITFLLAVNILLLLAGNVMEPSSIILIMAPILFPVAIKLGIDPIHFGILITVNMEVGMCHPPVGLNLYVASGITKMGITELTIAVWPWLLTMLGFLLLVTYVPAISLWLPRAMGMM; encoded by the coding sequence ATGAGTACCATTCCTGCACCAGAAGCGCACTGGTCAATCAAAATACCCGCCCTACTTTTCGGATCTTTAGCGATTATCGCCATCGTCGGCGGCAATAAAGCGGTGGTGTTCTGCCTGCTGCTGGCGCTGATGGCCACCGGTATGCCGATCTCTATCGCGCTTGGGCTGACCGTACTCACCTTCTTGTTCACCATGACCAATGTGCCTATCGAATCGGTGGCGCTGAAATTATTCACGGGGATTGAGAAGTTTGAAATTATGGCCATTCCCTTCTTTATTCTGGCCGGTAATTTCTTAACCCACGGTGGTGTCGCCCGCCGCATGATCGATTTTGCCACCAGCATGGTGGGGCACTTTCATGGTGGCTTAGGTTTGGCGGGCGTACTCGCCTGCGCTTTGTTTGCCGCTGTCTCCGGCTCCAGCCCGGCCACGGTGGTGGCGATTGGTTCCATCCTATTGCCTGCCATGATTAAACAAGGCTTTCCACGTCAATTTGGCGCGGGGGTGATCACCACCGCCGGTGCTTTAGGGATTCTGATTCCGCCATCCATTGCCATGGTGATGTTCTCAGTAGCCACCAATACCTCGGTCGGTGCGCTGTTTATGGCAGGCGTTGTTCCCGGCATCATGCTGGCATTTTTACTGGGGCTAACCACATGGTGGCGCGCGCGTAAATTTGGCTACCCACGCATGCCCAAAGCCACAGCCGGTGAGCGTTGGGCCGCATTTCGCCGCTCGGTTTGGGGGCTGATGCTGATTGTGGTGGTGCTTGGTGGGATTTATACAGGTATTTTCACGCCGACCGAAGCTGCCGCCATTGCCGCCGTTTACGCCTTTATCATTGCCGTATTTGTCTACCGCGATTTACCGCTGAGCCGTGTGCCTAAAGTGCTGCTTGATTCGGCCAGCATGAGCGCCATGCTGCTCTACATCATTACCAATGCCGTACTGTTCTCGTTTGTGATGACTAACGAAGGCATCCCACAGGCAATGGCCGATTGGTTGCTAGGCATGGGCCTTGGCCCGATTACCTTTTTGCTGGCCGTGAATATTCTGCTGCTCTTAGCGGGGAATGTGATGGAGCCATCGTCCATCATCCTGATCATGGCCCCTATCCTGTTTCCGGTTGCCATCAAGCTAGGGATTGATCCGATTCACTTCGGGATTCTGATCACCGTAAATATGGAAGTCGGCATGTGCCATCCGCCGGTAGGGCTCAATCTTTACGTGGCATCCGGCATCACCAAAATGGGCATCACCGAGCTAACCATCGCCGTCTGGCCATGGCTACTCACCATGCTGGGCTTCTTGCTGCTAGTGACCTATGTTCCTGCCATCTCACTCTGGCTGCCAAGAGCGATGGGAATGATGTAA
- a CDS encoding TRAP transporter small permease, giving the protein MKILDCLEEWLIASLMAVATLVIFIAVVHRYASGLNVPVLQSYLLSFNLSWAQELCIILFVWMAKFGAAYGVRVGIHVGVDVMINRLEPKYRSAFVMIGLLAGALFTGIVAVLGSEFVWGNGAHYAFVHAFGLTIGNLYEGPTTPDLEWPTWMVYSAIPLGTSLMCFRFLQVAAAFMRTGDLPHHDVAHVEGLEEEGKPA; this is encoded by the coding sequence ATGAAAATACTCGATTGCCTGGAAGAATGGCTGATCGCATCGCTGATGGCGGTGGCGACGCTGGTGATTTTTATCGCCGTGGTCCATCGCTACGCCTCAGGCCTCAACGTCCCTGTTTTGCAAAGCTACCTGCTGAGCTTCAACCTTTCCTGGGCTCAGGAGCTGTGCATTATTTTATTTGTGTGGATGGCTAAATTTGGCGCGGCCTATGGCGTTCGTGTCGGCATCCATGTGGGCGTGGATGTGATGATTAATCGCCTAGAGCCAAAGTACCGCTCGGCGTTTGTGATGATCGGCCTGCTTGCTGGGGCTTTATTCACAGGAATTGTGGCCGTACTAGGCTCGGAATTTGTATGGGGAAACGGTGCGCACTACGCCTTTGTACACGCCTTTGGGCTAACGATAGGCAATTTATATGAAGGCCCAACCACTCCCGATCTGGAATGGCCAACGTGGATGGTATACAGCGCAATTCCACTGGGCACCAGCCTGATGTGTTTCCGCTTTTTACAAGTCGCAGCTGCCTTTATGCGTACTGGCGACTTACCTCACCACGATGTAGCCCACGTTGAAGGCCTAGAAGAAGAAGGAAAACCAGCATGA
- a CDS encoding TRAP transporter substrate-binding protein — translation MRTLLAAILALTATSSFAAEAPIVIKFSHVVAVDTPKGKAADYFKKIAEERTKGRVKVEVYPNSQLYKDKEEMEALQLGAVQMLAPSLAKFGPLGVKEFEIFDLPYIFDSYAEVEKVMKGPIGTKLFTKLESKGIKALGFWENGFKNFSSNKPIRTPDDLRGMKVRIQSSKVLDEEMRTLGALPQVMAFSEVYQALQTGVVDGTELEPSNLYTSKAFEVQKHLTLTNHGFLGYAVIVNKTFWEGLPADIRSTLTTAMNESSVYANQIAKQETDKAIAAIKASGKTTVYSQTAAERAAFRKALIPVHQKMSSRFGQDLLTEIYKETAFKPVE, via the coding sequence ATGCGTACTTTACTAGCGGCCATTCTGGCTCTTACTGCCACTTCTTCCTTTGCGGCCGAAGCACCGATCGTAATCAAATTCAGCCATGTGGTTGCCGTCGATACCCCCAAAGGTAAAGCTGCTGATTACTTCAAAAAGATCGCCGAAGAGCGTACCAAGGGCCGAGTTAAAGTAGAGGTTTATCCAAACAGCCAGCTTTACAAAGACAAAGAAGAAATGGAAGCGCTGCAATTAGGCGCAGTACAAATGCTAGCCCCTAGCTTGGCCAAATTTGGCCCGCTGGGCGTCAAAGAATTCGAAATTTTTGATCTGCCGTATATTTTTGATAGCTATGCCGAAGTAGAAAAAGTAATGAAAGGCCCGATTGGCACCAAGCTATTTACCAAGCTGGAAAGCAAGGGAATTAAAGCACTGGGCTTCTGGGAAAACGGCTTTAAAAATTTCTCCAGCAATAAACCAATCCGCACCCCGGACGATCTGCGCGGCATGAAAGTTCGCATCCAGTCATCCAAAGTGCTAGACGAAGAAATGCGCACCCTCGGCGCACTGCCACAAGTCATGGCGTTTTCTGAGGTTTACCAAGCACTGCAAACCGGCGTAGTGGATGGCACCGAGCTCGAGCCATCCAATCTCTACACCAGCAAAGCTTTTGAAGTACAAAAACACCTCACCCTGACTAACCATGGCTTTTTGGGCTATGCCGTGATCGTCAACAAAACCTTCTGGGAAGGCCTACCTGCTGACATTCGTAGCACGCTGACCACCGCCATGAATGAATCATCGGTCTACGCCAACCAGATCGCCAAACAAGAAACCGATAAAGCGATTGCGGCCATCAAAGCCAGCGGCAAAACCACCGTCTACAGCCAAACCGCAGCAGAACGCGCCGCCTTTCGCAAAGCCCTCATCCCCGTCCACCAAAAAATGTCCTCCCGCTTTGGCCAAGATTTGCTGACCGAGATTTACAAAGAGACGGCTTTTAAGCCGGTTGAATAA
- a CDS encoding sensor histidine kinase, whose translation MHLLTTFSRRLSAHPWFIPRLALVLFLATVLGLFAYLRHGEREEARLVLINDVLWVEQNLRFVLGQSEERLAALLEQSRDGSLSEAEFRSRTRLIIGANAAITGIQLRTRNQHFSYGQHLSAEVTRDAIALAQGIGRPSYTVPLYPKGMIALILAEHDLELVASIALPKLLQQQVPWWFAYKYRLAMIDADGREVASKSKIEADDTNLSYQLPFDLVSSGLLLRITAYRHPTGLVQKLLTASVMGLALIVLFSWWRLRRQMQARLLAENALREEHAFRTAMEDSLSVGMRARDMDGRIVYVNPAFCGMVGYSAEELIGALPPYPYWNPEDIAGHQAQNEIVLSGLAPHDGFESMVRHRDGHLVATRVYTTPLIDATGKQRGWMSSVVDITALKAAEAREREQEEMLRHTGKLITMGEMASTLAHELNQPLMAMSNYASAARQFANQNNHEMLDSTLSKIAGQAHRAAAVVKRIREFVQKRTPHCEACDINHIASNAFELIDSTARSQGVRVHFNLGRALPRIDADEVLLGQVVLNLLRNALDASGEQPQSRREVCLATYCDDVAVYLSVGDRGSGIAPEVASRLFDAFFTTKSLGMGIGLNICRSILEQHHGKLWFEAHPQGGTTFYMSLPR comes from the coding sequence ATGCATTTGCTTACTACTTTTTCACGTCGCCTGAGTGCTCATCCTTGGTTTATTCCAAGGTTGGCCCTAGTCTTGTTTCTGGCTACGGTATTGGGCCTGTTTGCCTATTTGCGCCACGGCGAACGAGAAGAAGCGCGGCTGGTGCTGATCAATGATGTGCTGTGGGTAGAGCAGAATCTGCGTTTTGTGCTGGGGCAATCAGAGGAGCGCTTGGCTGCGCTGCTAGAGCAATCGCGCGATGGCAGCTTAAGTGAGGCCGAGTTTCGTAGCCGTACGCGTTTGATTATTGGTGCAAATGCGGCGATTACCGGTATTCAGCTGCGCACCAGAAATCAGCATTTTAGCTATGGGCAGCATTTATCGGCCGAGGTGACCCGGGATGCGATTGCCCTAGCGCAAGGAATTGGGCGGCCAAGTTACACCGTGCCGCTTTACCCCAAGGGAATGATTGCGCTGATTTTGGCCGAGCATGATTTAGAGCTGGTGGCATCGATCGCCCTGCCAAAACTACTGCAGCAGCAGGTGCCGTGGTGGTTTGCTTATAAATACCGGCTGGCGATGATTGATGCGGATGGCCGGGAAGTGGCTAGCAAATCCAAAATCGAGGCAGACGACACCAATCTCAGCTATCAGTTGCCCTTCGATTTAGTCAGCAGTGGCTTGCTGCTGCGCATCACGGCTTACCGCCATCCTACCGGCCTCGTACAAAAGCTGCTGACTGCCAGCGTGATGGGCTTGGCCCTGATCGTATTATTTAGCTGGTGGCGTTTGCGCCGTCAGATGCAGGCGAGATTGCTGGCTGAAAATGCCCTTAGGGAAGAGCACGCTTTTCGCACCGCCATGGAAGACTCGCTCTCGGTAGGGATGCGCGCTCGCGATATGGATGGCCGCATTGTTTATGTAAACCCCGCCTTTTGCGGCATGGTGGGTTATTCCGCCGAAGAGCTGATCGGCGCGTTGCCGCCTTATCCTTATTGGAATCCTGAAGATATCGCCGGGCATCAGGCGCAAAACGAGATTGTGCTTAGTGGCCTTGCGCCACATGATGGATTTGAATCGATGGTGCGCCATCGTGATGGCCATTTGGTGGCGACTCGTGTTTACACCACGCCGCTGATCGATGCCACAGGCAAGCAGCGGGGCTGGATGAGCTCGGTGGTGGATATCACCGCCTTAAAAGCCGCCGAAGCCAGAGAGCGCGAACAGGAAGAAATGCTGCGCCACACCGGTAAACTGATCACCATGGGTGAAATGGCGTCCACGCTGGCACATGAGCTGAATCAACCATTGATGGCAATGAGCAATTACGCCAGCGCGGCCCGCCAGTTTGCCAATCAGAATAATCATGAAATGCTCGATTCAACCTTGAGCAAAATTGCCGGCCAAGCGCACCGTGCTGCTGCTGTAGTGAAGCGCATCCGGGAGTTTGTACAAAAACGCACCCCGCATTGCGAGGCTTGCGATATCAATCATATTGCCAGCAATGCGTTTGAGCTAATTGACTCAACGGCACGTAGCCAAGGCGTGCGTGTACATTTTAATTTGGGTAGGGCATTGCCGCGGATTGATGCCGATGAAGTTTTACTTGGGCAAGTGGTACTCAATTTACTGCGAAATGCCTTGGATGCCAGCGGTGAGCAGCCCCAAAGCCGCCGTGAAGTCTGTCTGGCAACGTATTGCGACGATGTTGCGGTGTATTTATCGGTGGGTGATCGGGGCTCAGGCATTGCGCCTGAAGTGGCTAGCCGCCTATTTGATGCGTTTTTTACCACCAAATCGTTGGGAATGGGGATTGGGCTGAATATTTGCCGCTCAATTTTAGAGCAGCATCATGGCAAACTATGGTTTGAAGCCCATCCACAGGGCGGCACCACTTTTTATATGAGTCTTCCTCGGTGA
- a CDS encoding response regulator transcription factor, translating to MKTVYLVDDDIAVRDSLGLLLLSHGYTVHAFEGGEDFLAAIDASSEGVVLLDVRMPGLSGPDVFKQMYELGSELIVLFLSGHGDIPMAVQAIRQGAFDFLEKPCSEKQLLERINDALEVAIGRQSVRGNQQLLEKRLASITPREREVMDWILQGKLNKQIADEMQIAIRTVEVHRANVFAKMGVRSALDLSQLLGH from the coding sequence ATGAAAACAGTTTATTTGGTTGATGACGATATTGCCGTGCGTGATTCACTCGGTCTTTTATTGCTTTCCCATGGCTATACCGTACATGCCTTTGAAGGCGGCGAGGATTTCTTAGCCGCCATCGATGCCAGTAGCGAAGGCGTGGTGCTGCTTGATGTACGCATGCCGGGCCTGAGCGGGCCGGATGTGTTTAAGCAGATGTATGAATTGGGTAGCGAGCTGATTGTGTTGTTTTTATCTGGCCACGGCGATATTCCGATGGCGGTGCAGGCGATCCGGCAGGGGGCTTTTGATTTCTTGGAAAAACCTTGCAGCGAAAAACAATTACTCGAGCGGATAAATGATGCGTTGGAGGTGGCCATTGGCCGCCAGTCTGTGCGCGGTAATCAGCAATTATTAGAAAAGCGCCTCGCCTCGATTACACCGCGAGAGCGTGAGGTGATGGATTGGATTTTGCAGGGCAAGCTTAACAAGCAAATTGCCGATGAAATGCAAATCGCCATCCGCACGGTAGAAGTTCACCGCGCCAATGTCTTCGCCAAAATGGGCGTGCGCTCGGCTTTGGATTTATCGCAATTATTAGGGCATTGA
- a CDS encoding PEP-CTERM sorting domain-containing protein: protein MKLKTITQSIFLVGSLALSSSAFAALIDVNFANYAAGTQFSNEIAGVIFSVQGGPGPSGNAAIDTSGWGRRGLTNSTTGTYPTGSILDLKFTSLVNQVSFTFDNYGFSAGGKGASFYTAYDAAGSVLESGALSVGGSFSLASTGIANLRFNNNSNGSANWLFGLNALKANISPVPEPETYALMGMGLIGLLAARRRKSMTA from the coding sequence ATGAAGCTTAAAACCATTACACAATCCATTTTTTTAGTAGGTAGCCTCGCGCTTTCATCCAGCGCTTTTGCTGCGCTAATCGACGTTAACTTTGCTAACTACGCGGCAGGCACGCAATTTTCTAATGAAATTGCTGGCGTTATTTTCTCTGTGCAAGGAGGCCCAGGGCCTTCTGGTAATGCAGCCATTGATACCAGTGGCTGGGGACGCAGAGGGTTAACAAATAGCACTACAGGCACCTACCCTACTGGCTCAATTTTAGATTTAAAATTTACCAGCCTAGTTAATCAAGTAAGCTTCACTTTTGACAACTACGGCTTTAGTGCAGGCGGCAAAGGCGCAAGCTTTTATACCGCCTACGATGCTGCTGGCTCGGTATTAGAAAGTGGTGCCCTTTCTGTCGGCGGCTCCTTTTCTTTAGCCTCCACAGGCATTGCCAATTTGCGTTTTAATAACAATAGCAATGGCAGTGCTAACTGGCTCTTCGGTTTAAACGCCTTAAAAGCCAATATATCCCCTGTGCCAGAACCTGAAACTTATGCGCTGATGGGCATGGGCCTAATTGGTTTATTAGCTGCACGCCGCCGTAAAAGCATGACGGCTTAA